A portion of the Dethiosulfovibrio faecalis genome contains these proteins:
- a CDS encoding RluA family pseudouridine synthase: MDRFVVSRHDDGRRLDKVIRKKWPSLPLGAMMKAFRKKQVRVDGARASFDQRLVEGQEILVPWESAPTDVGAKRTGGHLVTVYRDESLWVVSKPAGLLSQPDKKGGDSVVTRAFLPGSSFQPQAVNRLDRNTSGIMVLALTGGALRDLSSLWRDGEMEKVYLALVVGDLPEEGRIDAPLSKDGSSNKVFVDSKGQSSLTLYRRLASGGGLSLCLVTLITGRSHQIRVHMSHIGHPVLGDVKYGDRALNGVKGAKRPMLHAFSVSFPEMFGDLSSLSSKTLRAPMPEDMADMCSKNGIVPDRAFLR, from the coding sequence ATGGATCGCTTCGTCGTCTCCCGACACGACGACGGTCGTAGATTGGACAAGGTCATCCGAAAGAAATGGCCGTCCCTGCCTCTGGGAGCCATGATGAAGGCTTTCAGGAAGAAACAGGTACGGGTCGACGGAGCCAGGGCTTCCTTCGACCAGAGACTGGTCGAGGGACAGGAGATACTGGTTCCGTGGGAGAGCGCTCCAACCGACGTTGGCGCTAAAAGGACCGGAGGTCATCTCGTAACGGTCTATAGGGACGAATCCCTTTGGGTCGTGTCAAAACCGGCGGGCCTTCTCAGTCAGCCGGACAAAAAGGGCGGAGACTCGGTGGTGACAAGGGCCTTCCTGCCCGGATCGTCCTTTCAGCCTCAGGCAGTCAATCGGTTGGACCGAAATACATCGGGTATCATGGTGCTGGCCCTGACCGGAGGGGCCCTCAGAGACCTCTCCTCTCTCTGGAGAGATGGGGAGATGGAAAAGGTCTACCTGGCCCTCGTTGTCGGAGATCTACCCGAGGAGGGAAGGATAGACGCCCCTCTGTCTAAGGACGGATCCTCCAACAAGGTTTTCGTGGATTCGAAGGGGCAGAGCTCTCTGACCCTGTATCGCCGTCTGGCCTCCGGTGGAGGGCTTTCCCTGTGCCTGGTGACCTTGATCACCGGCAGGAGCCATCAGATAAGGGTTCACATGAGTCATATAGGCCATCCCGTATTGGGCGACGTTAAATACGGCGACAGAGCTCTCAACGGCGTCAAAGGAGCTAAAAGGCCCATGCTGCACGCCTTCTCTGTTTCCTTTCCCGAGATGTTCGGGGATCTGTCCTCGCTGTCCTCCAAGACCCTCAGGGCTCCCATGCCGGAGGATATGGCCGATATGTGCTCGAAAAACGGCATCGTCCCCGATCGGGCTTTTCTTCGATAG